In Kryptolebias marmoratus isolate JLee-2015 linkage group LG20, ASM164957v2, whole genome shotgun sequence, a genomic segment contains:
- the fggy gene encoding FGGY carbohydrate kinase domain-containing protein isoform X2 — MEEVYYVGVDVGTGSVRAALVTRGGLLRTTVEEPISIWKPQSEHYVQSSFDIWQKCCSVVQRVTHGVQRNQVRGVGFDATCSLVVLDKDFQPVSVTQDGDTQKNVVMWMDHRAEEQAARITNTNHRVLSRVGGVMSPEMQPPKLLWLKENLKESCWDKAAHFFDLPDFLSWKATGSLTRSLCTLVCKWTYCPPEGWDTSFWSSIGLGDLLENDFSKIGSVTCSPGSPLREGLTAEAAADLGLNPGTAVGASLIDAHAGGLGVIGADVRGFHLPCEQQPITSRLAMICGTSTCHMAIDHVVKGHAAYTQLQELAQQRAPPAGENIYSYLNRHLSVMAGSGSAVDLLGSSLHMWPDFHGNRSPLADPTLKGMVVGLSLSQTLDDLALLYLATIQALALGTRHILEAMKEAGHDISTLFLCGGLSKNPLFVQIQANAAGMPVVLPDQTEAVLVGAAVLGACASQDYSSIQEAMEKMAKVGRVVQPDQDLKSFYARKYKVFLQLFSHQREYQALMKQR, encoded by the exons ATGGAGGAGGTTTACTATGTTGGGGTGGATGTGGGCACCGGAAGTGTTCGGGCCGCCCTGGTGACCAGAGGGGGTCTGCTGAGGACCACCGTAGAGGAGCCCATCAGCATCTGGAAGCCCCAGTCTGAACACTACGTCCAGTCCTCCTTTGACATATGGCAGAAATGCTGCTCAGTTGTCCAG AGGGTGACCCATGGAGTGCAGAGGAACCAGGTTCGGGGCGTTGGGTTCGATGCCACCTGTTCTCTTGTGGTTCTGGACAAGGACTTCCAGCCGGTGTCGGTCACTCAGGATG GGGACACACAGAAGAACGTGGTGATGTGGATGGACCATCGGGCTGAGGAGCAGGCGGCTCGGATAACAAACACCAACCACAGGGTCCTGAGCAGGGTGGGAGGGGTCATGTCACCTGAGATGCAGCCCCCTAAGCTCCTCTGGCTCAAAGAG aatctAAAGGAAAGCTGTTGGGACAAAGCAGCTCACTTTTTTGATCTGCCAGACTTCTTGTCTTGGAAGGCAACAGGCTCATTAACAAG GTCTTTATGTACCCTAGTGTGTAAATGGACATACTGTCCCCCAGAAGGATGGGACACCAGTTTCTGGAGTAGCATTGGACTGGGGGACCTTCTGGAAAATGACTTCTCCAAAATAG GCAGTGTGACCTGTTCGCCAGGAAGTCCTCTCAGAGAAGGTCTGACTGCGGAGGCTGCAGCTGATCTGGGTTTGAACCCAGGAACAGCAGTCGGTGCTTCTCTCATTGATGCTCATGCTGGAGGCCTAG GTGTGATAGGCGCTGACGTGCGAGGCTTTCACTTGCCCTGCGAGCAGCAGCCAATCACGTCCCGCCTGGCCATGATCTGTGGGACGTCCACTTGTCACATGGCG ATTGACCACGTTGTGAAGGGCCACGCTGCCTACACCCAGCTCCAGGAACTGGCACAGCAGAG agctcctcctgcaggtgaGAACATCTACTCGTACCTGAACAGACACTTGAGTGTGATGGCTGGCTCGGGTTCTGCTGTGGACCTACTGGGATCCAGCCTTCACATGTGGCCGGACTTCCACGGGAACAGGTCGCCGCTCGCTGACCCGACTCTGAAAGGCATG GTGGTGGGACTGTCTCTCTCCCAAACCCTGGATGACTTGGCCCTGCTTTATTTAGCTACCATCCAAGCCCTCGCT CTTGGCACTCGTCATATTTTGGAGGCCATGAAAGAAGCAGGACACGACATCAGTACCCTCTTCTTGTGTGGCGGGCTGAGCAAAAACCCCCTGTTTGTACAGATTCAGGCCAACGCTGCTG GAATGCCCGTAGTGCTGCCAGATCAGACAGAAGCTGTTTTAGTCGGAGCAGCAGTGCTGGGAGCGTGTGCATCACAGGACTACAGCTCAATACAG GAGGCCATGGAGAAAATGGCTAAAGTGGGGAGAGTTGTTCAACCTGACCAGGACCTGAAGAG CTTCTATGCAAGAAAGTACAAAGTGTTCCTGCAGCTGTTCTCCCACCAGAGGGAGTACCAGGCCCTGATGAAGCAGAGATGA
- the LOC108238338 gene encoding transcription factor AP-1: protein MSGKMEATFYDEAASNSQHDGTAVFGFNPKTLKQSMTLNLNDPKTFKPQLGAKALDILTSPDVGLLKLASPELERLIIQSCNGLTTPTPTQFLCPKNITDEQEGFAEGFVRALAELHYQQIPGAHPDAPTGVSGGGXXXXXXXXXXXXXXXXXXXXXXXXXXXXXXXXXXSCTVRAEPPEYTNLAAFSRTSAPGPERHASYPAAPQPDPQHARLQALKEEPQTVPEMGGDTPPLSPIDMESQERIKAERKRMRNRVAASKCRKRKLERISRLEDRVKNLKSQNTELVSSANVLRDELALLKQKVMDHVNSGCQLILTQQLQAY from the coding sequence ATGTCTGGAAAAATGGAAGCGACGTTCTACGACGAAGCCGCCTCCAACTCTCAGCACGACGGGACGGCCGTGTTCGGCTTCAACCCCAAAACCCTCAAACAGAGCATGACGCTAAACCTGAACGACCCGAAAACCTTTAAACCCCAGCTGGGCGCCAAGGCTCTGGACATCCTGACCTCCCCCGACGTGGGCTTACTGAAACTGGCCTCCCCGGAGCTGGAGAGGCTGATCATCCAGTCTTGCAACGGGCTCACGACCCCCACCCCGACCCAGTTCCTCTGCCCCAAGAACATCACGGACGAGCAGGAGGGCTTCGCCGAGGGCTTCGTCAGGGCCCTGGCCGAGCTCCACTACCAGCAGATCCCCGGCGCCCACCCGGACGCGCCGACCGGCGTGTCCGGCGGGGGNNNNNNNNNNNNNNNNNNNNNNNNNNNNNNNNNNNNNNNNNNNNNNNNNNNNNNNNNNNNNNNNNNNNNNNNNNNNNNNNNNNNNNNNNNNNNNNNNNNNNACAGCTGCACGGTGCGCGCCGAGCCGCCAGAGTACACGAACCTGGCCGCGTTCAGCCGGACGTCGGCGCCCGGCCCCGAGAGGCACGCGAGCTACCCGGCCGCCCCGCAGCCGGACCCGCAGCACGCGCGGCTGCAGGCGCTCAAGGAGGAGCCGCAGACGGTGCCCGAGATGGGCGGCGACACCCCGCCGCTCTCCCCGATCGACATGGAGAGCCAGGAGCGCATCAAGGCGGAGAGGAAGCGCATGAGGAACCGGGTGGCCGCGTCCAAGTGCCGGAAGAGGAAGCTGGAGAGGATCTCTCGGCTGGAGGATAGGGTGAAGAACCTGAAGAGCCAGAACACGGAGCTGGTGTCGTCCGCCAACGTCCTCCGGGACGAGCTGGCTCTCCTGAAGCAGAAGGTCATGGACCACGTCAACAGCGGCTGTCAACTCATCCTGACGCAGCAGCTCCAAGCCTACTGA
- the fggy gene encoding FGGY carbohydrate kinase domain-containing protein isoform X1, which translates to MEEVYYVGVDVGTGSVRAALVTRGGLLRTTVEEPISIWKPQSEHYVQSSFDIWQKCCSVVQRVTHGVQRNQVRGVGFDATCSLVVLDKDFQPVSVTQDGDTQKNVVMWMDHRAEEQAARITNTNHRVLSRVGGVMSPEMQPPKLLWLKENLKESCWDKAAHFFDLPDFLSWKATGSLTRSLCTLVCKWTYCPPEGWDTSFWSSIGLGDLLENDFSKIGSVTCSPGSPLREGLTAEAAADLGLNPGTAVGASLIDAHAGGLGVIGADVRGFHLPCEQQPITSRLAMICGTSTCHMAISEGPLFVPGVWGPYLSAMVPGLWLNEGGQSATGRLIDHVVKGHAAYTQLQELAQQRAPPAGENIYSYLNRHLSVMAGSGSAVDLLGSSLHMWPDFHGNRSPLADPTLKGMVVGLSLSQTLDDLALLYLATIQALALGTRHILEAMKEAGHDISTLFLCGGLSKNPLFVQIQANAAGMPVVLPDQTEAVLVGAAVLGACASQDYSSIQEAMEKMAKVGRVVQPDQDLKSFYARKYKVFLQLFSHQREYQALMKQR; encoded by the exons ATGGAGGAGGTTTACTATGTTGGGGTGGATGTGGGCACCGGAAGTGTTCGGGCCGCCCTGGTGACCAGAGGGGGTCTGCTGAGGACCACCGTAGAGGAGCCCATCAGCATCTGGAAGCCCCAGTCTGAACACTACGTCCAGTCCTCCTTTGACATATGGCAGAAATGCTGCTCAGTTGTCCAG AGGGTGACCCATGGAGTGCAGAGGAACCAGGTTCGGGGCGTTGGGTTCGATGCCACCTGTTCTCTTGTGGTTCTGGACAAGGACTTCCAGCCGGTGTCGGTCACTCAGGATG GGGACACACAGAAGAACGTGGTGATGTGGATGGACCATCGGGCTGAGGAGCAGGCGGCTCGGATAACAAACACCAACCACAGGGTCCTGAGCAGGGTGGGAGGGGTCATGTCACCTGAGATGCAGCCCCCTAAGCTCCTCTGGCTCAAAGAG aatctAAAGGAAAGCTGTTGGGACAAAGCAGCTCACTTTTTTGATCTGCCAGACTTCTTGTCTTGGAAGGCAACAGGCTCATTAACAAG GTCTTTATGTACCCTAGTGTGTAAATGGACATACTGTCCCCCAGAAGGATGGGACACCAGTTTCTGGAGTAGCATTGGACTGGGGGACCTTCTGGAAAATGACTTCTCCAAAATAG GCAGTGTGACCTGTTCGCCAGGAAGTCCTCTCAGAGAAGGTCTGACTGCGGAGGCTGCAGCTGATCTGGGTTTGAACCCAGGAACAGCAGTCGGTGCTTCTCTCATTGATGCTCATGCTGGAGGCCTAG GTGTGATAGGCGCTGACGTGCGAGGCTTTCACTTGCCCTGCGAGCAGCAGCCAATCACGTCCCGCCTGGCCATGATCTGTGGGACGTCCACTTGTCACATGGCG ATCAGTGAGGGGCCCCTGTTTGTGCCGGGGGTGTGGGGACCCTACCTGTCCGCCATGGTGCCAGGACTGTGGCTCAACGAGGGCGGTCAGAGCGCCACGGGAAGGCTG ATTGACCACGTTGTGAAGGGCCACGCTGCCTACACCCAGCTCCAGGAACTGGCACAGCAGAG agctcctcctgcaggtgaGAACATCTACTCGTACCTGAACAGACACTTGAGTGTGATGGCTGGCTCGGGTTCTGCTGTGGACCTACTGGGATCCAGCCTTCACATGTGGCCGGACTTCCACGGGAACAGGTCGCCGCTCGCTGACCCGACTCTGAAAGGCATG GTGGTGGGACTGTCTCTCTCCCAAACCCTGGATGACTTGGCCCTGCTTTATTTAGCTACCATCCAAGCCCTCGCT CTTGGCACTCGTCATATTTTGGAGGCCATGAAAGAAGCAGGACACGACATCAGTACCCTCTTCTTGTGTGGCGGGCTGAGCAAAAACCCCCTGTTTGTACAGATTCAGGCCAACGCTGCTG GAATGCCCGTAGTGCTGCCAGATCAGACAGAAGCTGTTTTAGTCGGAGCAGCAGTGCTGGGAGCGTGTGCATCACAGGACTACAGCTCAATACAG GAGGCCATGGAGAAAATGGCTAAAGTGGGGAGAGTTGTTCAACCTGACCAGGACCTGAAGAG CTTCTATGCAAGAAAGTACAAAGTGTTCCTGCAGCTGTTCTCCCACCAGAGGGAGTACCAGGCCCTGATGAAGCAGAGATGA
- the tada1 gene encoding transcriptional adapter 1 isoform X1: MTYFLRVHGTMAAHASELEIAKKNLTDAVGDNVKHYWANLKLWFKQKISKEEFDIEARRLLPQENVHVHNDFLLAILTRCQIIVSTPEGAGQLQWQGGCASKPGKPKGKKKCSSRQKFDHRFQPQNPLSAAQSFSPREVGGEEEELRLSAHTLLLPTQGQLEARMMVTAFELGLDNVTEDAVSSMSYAVEHHLKDVLTAVITRRKAYRLRDDRFPYAFGSDVTPQPYLKNSLAAYHAISECPPPSASLPACPPPQVSPDEAEQKAVHLLACSSDTLPAPLPPINMFDLLEALKVHRGVMPSHTMFALNMERILSRLWHPSHEELEQDHVHRQRLAAKEGMLVS, translated from the exons ATGACGTACTTCCTGCGCGTTCATGGAACGATGGCGGCTCACGCGAGCGAGCTTGAGATTGCAAAGAAAAATTTAACGGATGCGGTCGGCGACAACGTGAAGCA TTACTGGGCAAACCTGAAGTTATGGTTCAAACAAAAGATCAGCAAGGAGGAGTTTGACATTGAAGCACGCCGACTGTTACCACAAGAAAATG TTCACGTTCACAACGACTTCCTCTTGGCCATCCTCACACGGTGCCAGATCATCGTTTCCACACCAG AGGGCGCTGGGCAACTACAGTGGCAAGGGGGCTGTGCCTCAAAGCCTGGCAAAccaaaagggaaaaagaaatgttcctCTAGACAAAAATTTGAT caTCGCTTCCAGCCTCAGAACCCTCTTAGTGCCGCACAGTCGTTCAGCCCCCGAGAGGTGGGgggcgaggaagaggagctgcgCCTCAGCGCCCACACCCTGCTACTGCCGACGCAGGGACAGCTGGAAGCCCGCATGATGGTCACTGCCTTTGAGCTGGGTCTGGATAACGTCACAGAAGACGCTGTCAGCTCCATGAGCTATGCTGTGGAG cACCATTTGAAAGATGTGCTGACCGCTGTAATCACCCGGAGGAAGGCGTATCGATTACGAGATGACCGTTTTCCTTACGCCTTCGGCAGCGATGTTACGCCTCAGCCTTACCTTAAGAACAGCCTCGCAGCCTACCACGCCATCAGTGAATG TCCTCCACCAAGTGCTTCTCTCCCTGCGTGCCCACCACCACAGGTGTCTCCTGATGAGGCCGAGCAAAAAGCTGTTCATTTGCTGGCCTGCTCCTCTGACACTCTTCCTGCACCCCTCCCCCCAATCAACATGTTTGACCTTCTGGAAGCATTAAAG GTTCATCGTGGTGTGATGCCCTCACACACTATGTTCGCCCTCAACATGGAGCGCATCCTGTCTCGTCTCTGGCACCCGAGCCACGAAGAACTGGAGCAGGATCACGTACACAGACAGAGGCTGGCGGCTAAAGAGGGCATGCTGGTCAGCTGA
- the tada1 gene encoding transcriptional adapter 1 isoform X2 has translation MTYFLRVHGTMAAHASELEIAKKNLTDAVGDNVKHYWANLKLWFKQKISKEEFDIEARRLLPQENVHVHNDFLLAILTRCQIIVSTPEGAGQLQWQGGCASKPGKPKGKKKCSSRQKFDHRFQPQNPLSAAQSFSPREVGGEEEELRLSAHTLLLPTQGQLEARMMVTAFELGLDNVTEDAVSSMSYAVEHHLKDVLTAVITRRKAYRLRDDRFPYAFGSDVTPQPYLKNSLAAYHAISECPPPSASLPACPPPQVSPDEAEQKAVHLLACSSDTLPAPLPPINMFDLLEALKVHRGVMPSHTMFALNMERILSRLWHPSHEELEQDHVHRQRLAAKEGMLV, from the exons ATGACGTACTTCCTGCGCGTTCATGGAACGATGGCGGCTCACGCGAGCGAGCTTGAGATTGCAAAGAAAAATTTAACGGATGCGGTCGGCGACAACGTGAAGCA TTACTGGGCAAACCTGAAGTTATGGTTCAAACAAAAGATCAGCAAGGAGGAGTTTGACATTGAAGCACGCCGACTGTTACCACAAGAAAATG TTCACGTTCACAACGACTTCCTCTTGGCCATCCTCACACGGTGCCAGATCATCGTTTCCACACCAG AGGGCGCTGGGCAACTACAGTGGCAAGGGGGCTGTGCCTCAAAGCCTGGCAAAccaaaagggaaaaagaaatgttcctCTAGACAAAAATTTGAT caTCGCTTCCAGCCTCAGAACCCTCTTAGTGCCGCACAGTCGTTCAGCCCCCGAGAGGTGGGgggcgaggaagaggagctgcgCCTCAGCGCCCACACCCTGCTACTGCCGACGCAGGGACAGCTGGAAGCCCGCATGATGGTCACTGCCTTTGAGCTGGGTCTGGATAACGTCACAGAAGACGCTGTCAGCTCCATGAGCTATGCTGTGGAG cACCATTTGAAAGATGTGCTGACCGCTGTAATCACCCGGAGGAAGGCGTATCGATTACGAGATGACCGTTTTCCTTACGCCTTCGGCAGCGATGTTACGCCTCAGCCTTACCTTAAGAACAGCCTCGCAGCCTACCACGCCATCAGTGAATG TCCTCCACCAAGTGCTTCTCTCCCTGCGTGCCCACCACCACAGGTGTCTCCTGATGAGGCCGAGCAAAAAGCTGTTCATTTGCTGGCCTGCTCCTCTGACACTCTTCCTGCACCCCTCCCCCCAATCAACATGTTTGACCTTCTGGAAGCATTAAAG GTTCATCGTGGTGTGATGCCCTCACACACTATGTTCGCCCTCAACATGGAGCGCATCCTGTCTCGTCTCTGGCACCCGAGCCACGAAGAACTGGAGCAGGATCACGTACACAGACAGAGGCTGGCGGCTAAAGAGGGCATGCTG gtGTAA